The Ananas comosus cultivar F153 linkage group 2, ASM154086v1, whole genome shotgun sequence genome contains a region encoding:
- the LOC109727051 gene encoding receptor protein kinase-like protein ZAR1, with product MGEWCCRVYLVGISAVVVLLSAAEAEALSTDGLALLALKSAVSADPTGALDTWRDSDADPCGWVGVTCGDGRVTDLALPNRSLSGYLPSELSLLSALSSLSLPFNRLSGSIPAALAALRALSALDLSHNLLSGPIPPAIGALASLSRLDLSSNLLSGSLPPAIAALPRLSGVLNLSCNRFSGPIPPEFGSIPVDVSLDLRRNNLSGEIPQVGSLLNQGPTAFAGNPGLCGFPLKIPCPGSKQDPRIPQPSPSWNPSSATADPVRAERQHRRPGVAVPILAGVVIAALASIVVLQLHFRRRRRGLAGDGKESKKGKGGAADGALAEDRRDAHEGEVFVAVDEGFGLELEELLRASAYVVGKSRGGIVYKVVTGKGPAVAVRRLSEGDDGESGGGDEWRRRRGFESEAMAIGRARHPNVVRLLAYYYAPDEKLLVYDYIPNGTLHAALHGGPLNPTAAALPWAARLSIVQGAARGLAHLHECGPRKYAHGSVRSSKILLDDELRPYVSGFGVARLVSAAQKSTRSSSAKSLGPAACAQPLPYVAPEARAAAAAAAATQKGDVYAFGIVLLEAVTGRAPGADEGEGGDLEGWVRRAFKEERPLSEVVDPALLHEVHAKKQVLAVFHVALGCTEVDPELRPRMRAVSESLDRIG from the exons ATGGGGGAGTGGTGTTGTAGAGTTTACCTGGTTGGGATCTCCGCGGTGGTCGTACTACtgtcggcggcggaggcggaggcgctgAGCACCGACGGGCTAGCCCTCCTGGCCCTGAAATCCGCGGTCTCCGCCGACCCCACCGGCGCACTGGACACGTGGCGCGACTCCGACGCGGACCCGTGCGGGTGGGTGGGCGTCACGTGCGGGGACGGTCGCGTCACTGACCTCGCTCTCCCGAACCGGTCCCTCTCCGGCTACCTCCCGTCCGagctctccctcctctccgccctctcctccctctccctccccttcAACCGCCTCTCCGGCTCCATCCCCGCCGCTCTCGCCGCCCTCCGCGCCCTCTCCGCCCTCGACCTCTCCCACAACCTCCTCTCCGGCCCCATCCCCCCCGCCATCGGCGCCTTGGCGTCGCTCTCCCGCCTCGACCTCTCCTCCAACCTCCTCAGCGGCTCCCTTCCTCCGGCCATCGCCGCGCTTCCCAGGCTCTCCGGCGTGCTCAACCTCTCCTGCAACCGCTTCTCCGGCCCGATCCCGCCGGAGTTCGGGAGCATCCCGGTGGACGTGAGCCTCGACCTCCGCCGGAACAACCTCTCCGGTGAGATCCCGCAGGTAGGGTCGCTCCTCAACCAGGGCCCCACCGCGTTCGCCGGGAACCCCGGCCTCTGCGGGTTCCCGCTCAAGATCCCGTGCCCGGGCTCCAAGCAGGACCCGAGGATTCCCCAGCCCAGCCCCAGCTGGAACCCTAGCTCGGCGACGGCGGACCCGGTCCGGGCGGAGCGGCAGCATCGGAGGCCGGGGGTCGCCGTCCCGATCCTCGCCGGCGTCGTGATCGCCGCTCTCGCCTCGATCGTGGTCCTCCAGCTGCActtccggcggcggcggcgaggcttGGCCGGCGACGGGAAGGAGTCCAAGAAGGGCaagggcggcgccgccgacggAGCGTTGGCGGAGGATCGCAGGGATGCGCACGAAGGGGAGGTGTTCGTGGCGGTGGACGAGGGTTTCGGGCTGGAGCTGGAGGAGCTGCTCCGGGCCTCGGCGTACGTGGTCGGGAAGAGCCGGGGCGGGATCGTCTACAAGGTTGTGACCGGGAAGGGCCCGGCGGTGGCGGTGCGCCGCCTCAGCGAGGGGGACGACGGCGAgtccggcggcggcgacgagtggcggcggcgccgcggaTTCGAGTCGGAGGCCATGGCGATCGGGAGGGCGAGGCACCCCAACGTCGTCCGCCTCCTCGCCTACTACTACGCCCCCGACGAGAAGCTTCTCGTCTACGACTACATCCCCAACGGCACCCTCCACGCCGCACTCCACG GTGGGCCTTTGAATCCGACGGCTGCGGCGCTTCCGTGGGCCGCGAGGCTATCGATAGTGCAAGGGGCGGCGCGGGGGTTAGCTCACCTGCACGAGTGCGGCCCCCGCAAGTACGCGCACGGGAGTGTGAGGTCGTCGAAGATACTCCTCGACGACGAGCTCCGCCCCTACGTCTCCGGGTTCGGCGTCGCCCGCCTCGTCTCCGCCGCCCAAAAGTCGACCCGCTCGTCGTCGGCCAAGAGCCTGGGCCCCGCGGCGTGCGCGCAGCCGCTGCCCTACGTGGCGCCCGAGGcgcgcgccgcggcggcggcggcggcggcgacgcagaAGGGCGACGTGTACGCGTTCGGGATCGTGCTCTTGGAGGCGGTGACGGGGCGGGCCCCGGGGGCGGACGAAGGGGAGGGGGGTGATTTGGAGGGTTGGGTGCGCCGggcgttcaaggaggagcggcCGCTGTCCGAGGTGGTGGACCCGGCGTTGCTGCACGAGGTGCACGCCAAGAAGCAGGTGCTCGCGGTGTTCCACGTGGCGCTCGGGTGCACCGAGGTGGACCCCGAGCTGCGGCCCAGGATGCGGGCCGTCTCGGAGAGCCTGGACCGGATAGGGTAG